One genomic window of Actinoalloteichus hoggarensis includes the following:
- the hisI gene encoding phosphoribosyl-AMP cyclohydrolase — translation MNDEMLDPEIAALLKRGADGLVCAVAQQHGSGEVLMVGWMDDEALRRTLTTRRATYFSRSRQEYWVKGETSGHAQHVREVRLDCDGDTVLLVVDQVGAACHTGDRTCFDARVLLAEDA, via the coding sequence ATGAACGACGAGATGCTCGATCCGGAGATCGCCGCCCTGCTCAAGCGCGGCGCGGACGGCCTGGTGTGCGCGGTCGCCCAGCAGCACGGCAGCGGCGAGGTGCTGATGGTGGGCTGGATGGACGACGAGGCGTTGCGTCGGACTCTGACGACCCGGCGGGCGACGTACTTCTCGCGGAGCAGGCAGGAGTACTGGGTGAAGGGGGAGACCTCGGGGCACGCCCAGCATGTCCGGGAGGTCCGGCTGGACTGCGACGGGGACACGGTCCTGTTGGTCGTCGATCAGGTCGGGGCGGCGTGTCACACGGGGGATCGCACCTGTTTCGACGCTCGGGTGTTGTTGGCCGAGGACGCCTGA
- a CDS encoding DUF397 domain-containing protein produces MTAPKDWQKPSRSGPAANCVEIGQAPGLVGIRDTKNRDGGTLLINHTTFGTFLQAIRDDRLR; encoded by the coding sequence ATGACCGCACCTAAGGACTGGCAGAAGCCGAGCCGTTCGGGACCTGCAGCGAACTGCGTCGAGATCGGTCAGGCTCCAGGCCTCGTCGGCATCCGCGACACCAAGAACCGCGACGGCGGCACCCTCCTCATCAATCACACCACCTTCGGCACATTCCTCCAAGCGATCCGAGACGATCGGCTCCGCTGA
- a CDS encoding helix-turn-helix domain-containing protein has protein sequence MAGTHRSPRALALAAALREARAATGLTQRGLAERIGAPHSRITRYESGSRVPKENEVATILGALGTEPVLRTHILEIARDVDRETWSEVTQMGTPTQLDTLTQYERSATALTDISTVLIPGLLQTPGYARTIMSSAQDAIPAGDVERRVLYRLGRQRILDGPSAPQFTAVIDETALIRRVGGAAVMAEQLDHIAWMTTKPNVSVRIVGLDVSYHHAMVAGWFVIEFADAAPVVQLEHFNTGTFVHARATTRSFLDARDSVLSVAMSPEESTQLIATHAEHHRRGDELYDRT, from the coding sequence ATGGCAGGCACTCATCGATCACCTCGGGCACTGGCACTGGCCGCCGCACTGAGGGAGGCGCGCGCAGCAACAGGGCTGACCCAACGCGGTCTGGCTGAGCGGATCGGCGCCCCGCACTCGCGTATCACCCGCTACGAGTCTGGTTCCAGGGTTCCTAAAGAAAACGAAGTGGCAACGATTCTCGGCGCCCTGGGCACGGAACCGGTGCTCCGGACGCATATCCTCGAGATAGCTCGAGACGTCGACCGCGAGACCTGGTCCGAGGTCACCCAAATGGGGACACCCACCCAGCTAGACACACTGACTCAATATGAACGCTCCGCAACCGCACTGACTGACATCTCGACAGTGTTGATCCCCGGTCTGCTCCAGACGCCAGGTTATGCACGGACGATCATGTCGAGCGCGCAGGACGCCATACCTGCTGGCGATGTGGAGCGGCGCGTGCTGTATCGCCTTGGTCGACAGCGGATTCTTGATGGCCCGTCGGCACCGCAGTTCACTGCGGTCATCGACGAGACGGCGCTGATACGCCGCGTCGGAGGGGCAGCGGTGATGGCGGAGCAGTTGGATCACATCGCATGGATGACGACGAAGCCGAACGTCTCGGTTCGGATAGTCGGGCTCGACGTCAGCTACCACCATGCGATGGTCGCTGGATGGTTCGTGATCGAGTTCGCGGACGCTGCTCCGGTCGTCCAGTTGGAGCACTTCAACACTGGAACCTTCGTCCATGCCCGCGCTACGACAAGATCGTTCCTCGACGCTCGGGATAGCGTGCTGTCCGTCGCGATGAGTCCTGAAGAGTCGACTCAGCTCATCGCGACGCACGCGGAGCACCACCGTCGAGGAGATGAACTTTATGACCGCACCTAA
- a CDS encoding MarR family winged helix-turn-helix transcriptional regulator, giving the protein MPLDVAVGARTVAAEPWVMWETLIAAVQRWTVRPADVLRHDHGISVYDFRLLRLLARSPHPVRKAIANTALDLPPRSLDHSVVRLADRGYVVVAGRGGEKRLALTDFGIEFLEAVVETLRAATAEGLAGTSLAPGDRAVLITLLNRLRR; this is encoded by the coding sequence GTGCCGTTGGACGTCGCCGTGGGCGCGCGCACGGTCGCGGCCGAACCCTGGGTGATGTGGGAGACGTTGATCGCGGCGGTGCAGCGGTGGACGGTGCGGCCCGCGGATGTGTTGCGTCATGATCATGGGATTTCGGTGTATGACTTTCGGTTGTTGCGGTTGTTGGCGCGGTCGCCGCATCCGGTGCGGAAGGCGATCGCGAACACGGCGTTGGATCTGCCGCCTCGGAGTCTGGATCACAGTGTGGTGCGGTTGGCGGATCGGGGTTATGTGGTGGTGGCGGGTCGGGGTGGTGAGAAGCGGTTGGCGTTGACGGATTTCGGGATCGAGTTTCTGGAGGCGGTGGTGGAGACGTTGCGGGCGGCGACGGCTGAGGGGTTGGCGGGGACGTCGTTGGCGCCGGGGGATCGGGCGGTCCTGATCACCCTGCTCAACCGACTACGCCGCTGA
- a CDS encoding TetR/AcrR family transcriptional regulator → MNGPTNSLDESGGPRRRGPRSGGDTRAALLRAAKEVFAERGYERATVRVIAERAGVDPAMVNHSFGGKEKLFAAAVELPFDPALVVETILAGEAESAPERLIATFVSVWDAHADGFAALVRSFSSTAAAAEMLRTALSRFVIGEALGRLGIDQPGVRGGLVASQIIGLGITRYTLRLEPMSTADPAWLVAVLAPTLRRYLFDELAPPSARD, encoded by the coding sequence GTGAACGGCCCGACGAACTCCCTGGACGAATCGGGCGGCCCCCGCCGCCGAGGACCGCGCAGCGGGGGCGACACCCGCGCGGCCCTGCTGCGTGCCGCGAAGGAGGTCTTCGCCGAACGCGGCTACGAACGGGCCACCGTGCGGGTGATCGCGGAGCGGGCGGGCGTCGACCCGGCCATGGTGAACCACTCGTTCGGGGGCAAGGAGAAGTTGTTCGCGGCGGCCGTGGAGCTGCCGTTCGATCCGGCGCTGGTGGTGGAGACCATCCTGGCAGGCGAGGCCGAGTCGGCGCCGGAACGGCTGATCGCGACGTTCGTCTCGGTGTGGGACGCCCACGCCGACGGCTTCGCCGCGCTGGTCCGCAGTTTCAGCTCCACGGCCGCCGCCGCCGAGATGCTGCGCACCGCGCTGAGTCGCTTCGTCATCGGCGAGGCGCTCGGCAGGCTCGGGATCGATCAGCCAGGGGTGCGCGGCGGGCTGGTGGCGAGTCAGATCATCGGGCTGGGCATCACCCGGTACACGCTGCGGCTGGAGCCGATGAGCACGGCCGATCCGGCATGGCTGGTGGCGGTGTTGGCTCCGACGCTGCGGCGCTACCTCTTCGACGAGCTGGCGCCGCCGTCGGCGCGGGACTGA
- a CDS encoding anthranilate synthase component I, with protein MVDVTGGGIGVVSPTLEEFRALAADRRVIPVVRRLLADDETPLGVYRKLADDRPGTFLFESAENGRSWSRWSFVGVRSPAALTVRDGEAVWTGTPPVGLPTGGDPLTALRETLRVLHTDPLAGLPPLHGGMVGYLGYDTVRRLERLPELAEDDLRLPELVMLLATDLAALDHHEGTVTLIANAVNWDDSPERVDAAYRDALARLDEMTVRLGAPAPASVAVYDRPKPDFVRRRTEAEHHAAVRAAQEAIRAGEAFQVVVSQRFEVTTNADALDVYRVLRATNPSPYMYLLRLESPGADGRPVPFDIVGSSPESLVTVRDGVATTHPIAGTRWRGADPEEDALLEKDLLADEKERAEHLMLVDLGRNDLGRVCAPGSVSVVEFFTVERYSHVMHIVSTVTGRLAEGRTAFDAITACFPAGTLSGAPKPRAMELIEELEPTRRGVYGGVVGYLDFAGDADTAIAIRTALMREGTAYVQAGGGIVADSDPVAEDQETLNKAGAVLAAIATAETLATPAPAGEGGGTRPSGLPGDVASLAVRGSGA; from the coding sequence ATGGTGGACGTGACTGGTGGCGGAATCGGCGTGGTCAGCCCGACGCTGGAGGAGTTCCGCGCTCTGGCGGCCGATCGGCGGGTGATCCCGGTCGTCCGCAGGCTGCTCGCCGACGACGAGACGCCGCTGGGCGTGTACCGCAAGCTTGCCGACGATCGGCCGGGCACCTTCCTCTTCGAATCGGCCGAGAACGGACGCTCCTGGTCGCGCTGGTCCTTCGTCGGTGTGCGCAGCCCCGCCGCGCTCACCGTGCGTGACGGCGAGGCCGTCTGGACCGGCACTCCACCGGTCGGCCTTCCCACCGGCGGCGACCCCCTCACCGCGCTGCGGGAGACCCTGCGCGTGCTGCACACCGATCCGCTGGCCGGCCTCCCCCCGCTGCACGGCGGGATGGTCGGCTACCTCGGCTATGACACCGTCCGCAGACTGGAGCGGTTGCCGGAGCTGGCCGAGGACGACCTGCGCCTGCCCGAGCTGGTGATGCTGCTGGCCACCGATCTCGCCGCGCTGGACCACCACGAGGGCACCGTCACGCTCATCGCCAACGCGGTGAACTGGGACGACAGCCCCGAGCGGGTGGATGCCGCCTACCGGGACGCCCTGGCCAGGCTGGACGAGATGACCGTCCGGCTCGGCGCGCCCGCCCCGGCCAGCGTCGCCGTCTACGACCGGCCGAAACCCGACTTCGTCCGCAGGCGCACCGAGGCCGAGCACCACGCGGCCGTGCGGGCCGCCCAGGAGGCCATCCGCGCGGGCGAGGCGTTCCAGGTGGTGGTCTCCCAGCGCTTCGAGGTGACCACGAACGCCGACGCGCTCGACGTCTACCGGGTGTTGCGGGCCACCAACCCCAGCCCCTACATGTATCTGCTGCGGCTGGAGTCGCCGGGAGCCGACGGCCGGCCGGTGCCCTTCGACATCGTCGGCTCCAGCCCCGAATCACTGGTCACCGTGCGTGATGGAGTGGCGACGACGCATCCCATCGCCGGGACGCGGTGGCGCGGCGCCGATCCGGAGGAGGACGCGCTGCTGGAGAAGGACCTCCTCGCCGACGAGAAGGAGCGCGCCGAGCACCTGATGCTCGTCGATCTCGGACGCAACGACCTCGGCCGGGTCTGCGCGCCCGGCTCGGTGTCGGTGGTCGAGTTCTTCACCGTGGAGCGCTACAGCCACGTCATGCACATCGTCTCCACCGTCACCGGGCGGCTCGCCGAGGGCCGCACGGCCTTCGACGCGATCACGGCCTGCTTCCCGGCAGGCACCCTCTCCGGTGCGCCCAAGCCCAGGGCCATGGAGCTGATCGAAGAGCTGGAGCCCACCCGCCGCGGGGTCTACGGCGGGGTGGTCGGCTACCTGGACTTCGCGGGCGACGCCGACACCGCGATCGCGATCCGCACCGCGCTCATGCGCGAGGGCACCGCCTACGTGCAGGCGGGCGGCGGGATCGTGGCCGACTCCGACCCGGTCGCCGAGGACCAGGAGACGTTGAACAAGGCCGGCGCGGTGCTGGCGGCCATCGCGACGGCCGAGACGCTGGCGACACCCGCCCCGGCGGGCGAGGGCGGCGGGACACGGCCTTCGGGCCTGCCCGGCGACGTCGCGAGCCTCGCGGTGCGGGGTTCCGGTGCCTGA
- a CDS encoding Trp biosynthesis-associated membrane protein: MNPARSDPDGAPAEDTDHQEAGPERADLPRTDSDPAAPAEKSPEAAGRRLLLGLSLLLTVSAGLLWSATLLPWLVILPDERELISTVVLTGADAAAWLTPTALLALAAVAALVSLRGIPRRLVGGLLVVAGAWALWAAIAGGEAGPGDTTSVFLGPLVDQTVEEPPAVLLGRVAAGAGGLLLAVTGAWTVLRGGVLPTLGGRYTARRTERNPVEPDRRMWDRLNEGTDPTEEDR; this comes from the coding sequence GTGAACCCCGCGCGATCGGACCCCGACGGGGCCCCCGCCGAGGACACTGATCACCAGGAGGCCGGCCCCGAGCGGGCCGATCTCCCGCGGACCGACTCCGATCCGGCGGCTCCCGCCGAGAAGAGTCCGGAAGCGGCGGGCAGGCGGCTGCTGCTGGGGCTGAGCCTGCTGCTGACGGTCTCGGCGGGTCTGCTGTGGTCGGCGACCCTGCTGCCCTGGCTGGTGATCCTGCCCGACGAGCGCGAACTGATCTCGACGGTCGTCCTCACCGGCGCCGACGCGGCGGCCTGGCTCACCCCGACGGCGCTGCTGGCGCTCGCCGCCGTGGCGGCTCTGGTGTCGCTGCGGGGAATACCGCGTCGGCTGGTCGGCGGGCTGCTCGTCGTCGCGGGTGCCTGGGCGCTGTGGGCGGCGATCGCCGGCGGCGAGGCGGGCCCCGGCGACACGACGTCGGTCTTCCTGGGGCCGCTCGTCGATCAGACCGTCGAGGAGCCGCCCGCCGTCCTGCTGGGGCGGGTCGCGGCGGGCGCGGGCGGCCTGCTGCTGGCCGTCACGGGCGCGTGGACCGTGCTGCGAGGCGGGGTGCTGCCGACCCTCGGCGGGCGCTACACCGCGAGAAGGACCGAGCGGAACCCGGTGGAGCCGGACCGCCGGATGTGGGACAGGCTGAACGAGGGGACCGACCCGACCGAGGAGGATCGTTGA
- the trpC gene encoding indole-3-glycerol phosphate synthase TrpC encodes MNSVLESILDGVRADLADREAAVPFDEIKRLADQAQPPKDVRTALLAPGIGVIAEVKRRSPSKGHLADIADPAELAASYAAAGARAISVLTEQRRFGGSLADFDAVRAAVDVPLLRKDFIVGTYQVHEARAHGADIVLLIVAALEQNALESLLDRVESLGMTALVEVHTAEDADRALQAGASLIGINARDLHTLEVHREVFGRIAPGLPADVLKIAESGVRGPSDLMAYAGAGADAVLVGEGLVASGDPKAAVTQLVTAGSHPACPRPSR; translated from the coding sequence GTGAACAGTGTCCTGGAGTCAATCCTCGACGGAGTGCGTGCCGACCTCGCGGATCGCGAGGCGGCGGTGCCGTTCGATGAGATCAAGCGGCTGGCCGACCAGGCCCAGCCACCGAAGGACGTCAGAACGGCACTGCTGGCGCCGGGCATCGGCGTCATCGCGGAGGTGAAGCGGCGCAGTCCCTCCAAGGGGCACCTGGCCGACATCGCCGATCCGGCCGAGCTGGCGGCCTCCTATGCGGCGGCGGGTGCGCGCGCGATCAGCGTGCTCACCGAGCAGCGACGCTTCGGCGGATCGCTGGCGGACTTCGACGCGGTGCGAGCCGCCGTCGACGTCCCGTTGCTGCGCAAGGACTTCATCGTCGGCACGTATCAGGTGCACGAGGCGCGGGCACACGGCGCCGACATCGTGCTGCTGATCGTCGCCGCCCTGGAGCAGAACGCACTGGAGTCCCTGCTGGACCGGGTGGAGTCCCTCGGGATGACGGCCCTGGTCGAGGTGCACACCGCCGAGGACGCCGACCGCGCGTTGCAGGCGGGGGCGAGCCTCATCGGCATCAACGCCCGCGACCTGCACACCCTGGAGGTGCATCGCGAGGTCTTCGGCCGGATCGCGCCGGGACTGCCCGCGGACGTCCTCAAGATCGCGGAGTCCGGCGTTCGAGGCCCGAGCGACCTGATGGCCTACGCCGGTGCCGGGGCGGACGCCGTCCTGGTCGGCGAGGGCCTGGTGGCCAGCGGCGACCCGAAGGCGGCGGTGACCCAGCTCGTGACGGCGGGCTCGCACCCGGCCTGCCCGAGGCCCAGCCGATGA